The Bacteroidetes bacterium GWF2_43_63 genome segment AATGTTTTCAACCGGCTTTGTATCCGATCCCGCAACAATTGCAGAACAACCAGATGGTGCAACATTTCAATGGATGAAAAATGCTGCAGCCCGCCATGGATGCGCCATTACAGGTAGTGTTGTTGTCTGTGAAAATGAAAAATATTTCAACAGATTTATCTGGATGAATCCTGATGGCTCGCATCACACCTACGACAAGAAGCATTTGTTTTCGATGGGAAATGAAAACATCGAATACACGCATGGCGACAAACAAATAGTATTTGAATACAAAGGATGGAAGATCAGACCGCTGATTTGCTACGATCTGCGCTTTCCGGTCTGGGCACGCAATTCATTTGAAAATGGAGAATTTTTGTATGATGTTTTGTTGCTCACCGCCAACTGGCCGGCCTCACGGCGGCTTCACTGGCGGCAGTTGTTGTTGGCACGCGCCATCGAGAATCAGTGCTATGCAGTGGGTGTAAACCGCCGCGGCAAAGATGGCAATGGCTGGCAATATGCGGGCGGATCAACCCTGGCTACCCCCGATGGAAAATGGCTCCCGGAGCTGGAAAACGGTGACGACGATGTAATCATTGTCGAGCTGGATAAAACAGAGCTCACACAATACCGAAAAGCTTTTCCCTTTGCACAGGATTGGGATGGATTTCGACTTACAACCCCTTGAAGGGTTCAAAACCCTTCAAGGGGTTATAGATTAAAATCGTATTTTTGTACAAAATCGGTTAGTCTTACAATAAATCGCACAAAAATCAGTTTTATCCGCTGTATGAAAATACTAAGCTTCATAAAAAGCTTCCATTTCTGGAAACACCTTGCACTCATAATGCTCGCCGGACTTATTTTGATCTGGATCACCCTTTTCTTTCTCCGGCTATACACCTTTCATGGCCAATCCATCGAAGTGCCTGAATTTTCAGGAATGACCATGGACGAAGTGAAAGAAATGCGCGAAAGCCGGCATTATGACTTCACGATTGTTGACTCTGTTTATGACAACACAAAAACACCCGGATCAGTTGTGAGCCAGCTCCCATTGCCGGGTTCGCATGTGAAAAAAGGCAGAGCCGTTTATATTACAATCATTGCATACACTCCTGAAAAAACGAAACTGCCTAATCTGGTTGATTATACTTTTCGTCAGGCAGAGGCCTTCCTTGAAACGCACGGGCTGAAAGTAGGCAAAGTTGAACGCGTGCCCGATGTCGGACAAACGGTTATCAAAGCCAAATACAAAGGCAAAGTGATTCCCTGGGGTACTGAATTGAACAAGGGTGAAAAAATCGACCTTGTTATCGGAAAAGGCAAGGGTGGAGGAGAGGTATTTATTCCCAAGCTGGTGGGTAAGTCGCGCGAAAAAGCGCACAAGCTCATCAACGAAGCTGGTCTGAATGTCGGGGCTGAAATCTTCGCCGATCCGGACGACACCGTAAGTGTGCGCGTTATAAAACAAAGTCCCGGTTACGAAAAGGAAAAAGAAGTTAACGTAGGCGAGTCCATCGATCTCTGGTATGAATAAAATTGGTCAAAATATGCGTAGAATCATTCCAGTAATTTGCATGTTGCTGATTATTTCAGGTGTAAATGCACAGGAAGTCCTGATCCCGTCAGGGCTCAATCAGGCGCTCATTAACAAGGAATCTGTTGCTGATAAAAAAAGCAGGGCCGTTCTGACCATGCCTTTTTATGAGGATTTTTCCGGAACATTTGTTTATCCGGATGCTGAAAAATTTTCCGACAGCACAGTGTTTATCGGCACCGGCAATGCATTTGAACCATTGACAATGGGTGTTGCCACGCTAGACGGATTAGATGCGCATGGTTATCTTTACGAACATGGCTCCAGCTTTGCTTTCGCGGCCGATTCGCTCACTTCCAACGCAATACGTCTCGACTCAGTTTTCACCGGAACACCGCATGCAACCACAGCTGCAGACTCCGTATATTTCAGCTTTTTCTACCAGCCGCAAGGCCTGTGCGAAAAACCGGATGTGGAAGATTCTTTGCTGCTTGAATTTTATGCTGCCAATCAGAATGAGTGGATCAAAGTTTGGTCGGCGCCGGGCTCTACTTTAAATAATTTTATTGCCGAGCACGGGAGTCCATGGAAATGCGTCATGCTGCCAATTACAGACACTGCGTTTATGTCGGAAGGTTTCAAATTTCGCTTCAGAAATTATGCAAGCTATGCCGACCTGTCTTTCCCGACCTGGGCTTCAAATGCCGATTTCTGGAATATTGACTACATCATTCTCGACAGCGAACGCGACTCAACAGATTCCATTCCGGCTGATCTTGCTTTCGGTGAACGCCATGAAACCTTGCTGAAAAATTATTTTTCCATGCCATGGAATCATTTTCAGGCCAACATTTCCGCTGAAATGGCTCCTGAAATAAATGCGCCCTATGTCAATTTATCAACCACATTGCTGAATGTTACCGAGCGTCTCATGGTTGATGATTTGTCAGGAACAACGGCCAATTACAATTCCGGTCTCAGCGCTTCCAATCTGAATCCTCAGAACGATACGGCATTCTATCGCAGCCCGGTTCCCTATACTTTCAATTCGATGGTTTCGGAAAATGCTGAATTCGAAGTGAAGATGTGCATCAATACTGCAACCATCAGCGATCCGATAAAAACCAATGATACGCTGGCTTTTTATCAACGCTTCTACAACTATTTTGCACCCGATGACGGATCATGCGAAGCCGGCTACGGTCTTACCGTGAATTCGGCCAGAGCGGCCTATCAGTTCAAACTGAATGCAGCCGACACGCTGCGCTCTGTTCAGATGTTTTTCAACCGTGTAGTGAATGATGTCAATCAGATTTATTTTTATCTGACCATCTGGGGCGACAACGGCGGAATTCCGGGCACTGTTCTCTATCAGCAGTCAGGTGTACGACCGGAGTTTGAGCCGGGGTTCAATAATTTTTACACCTATGTTCTCGACAACCCGCTACCGGTGAGTGGAACCATCTATGTTGGGTGGGAACAGACCACAAGCGACGTGCTGAATCTGGGCTATGACAAAAACAATGACCGCAGTGATCATTTCTTCTACAACGTGGATGGAAACTGGTACAACACGCTGTATGCAGGCACGCCGATGATCAGAATTGTTGTTGGTGACTCACCGTATCAGCATGTCGGAATCGATGACGAAGAGCGCAGTGTATTTGTTTTTCCAAATCCATGCAACGACTGCGGCGCCATACAGTTTAGCGATAATGATAATAAAAAAGTTTCGGTCATCGATCTGAATGGTCGTGTTGTAAAGCGCATGTGGTGCGGAAATACAATGAATACCGAAGATATTGCCCCCGGATATTATACACTGATGATTGAAAAAAATCCGGAACAACCGGTATTTATTAAATGGATTCTGACGAAATAGCAAACAACATGGAAATGATTGACCTCCCCGATGAAGAAAGGGAGTTGTATGAACATTTCCGTTTTATAGTCGACAAGGGCCAGGCGCAATTAAGGATTGATAAATATCTGTCTGACAGAATTGGCAGCAAAGTAAGCCGCAACCGCATTCAAAACGCGGCCAGAGCCGATTGTATTTTAGTGAACGGGAAACCGGTCAAGCCAAATTACAAGATCAAACCTTGCGAAGAAATCGTAATCGTTCTTCCGCAGCCGCTGCGCGAAACCGAGCTTTTACCTGAAGAAATTCCGGTGACCATTGTTTATGAAGATGAACAATTGGCGGTCATTGAAAAGGATCCAGGAATGGTTGTCCATCCGGGTTTCAATAATTTTGATCATACCCTTGTCAATGCATTGCTTTTTCATTTCAGCAAAGGAAAAGACAAGCCGCACTTTCCGCTGTTGGTCCATCGCATCGATAAGGATACAAGCGGGCTTATGCTTGTGGCAAAGGAAGAATTTGCACAGACTTTTCTGGCGAAACAATTTTTCGATCACACGATTGATCGCTTGTACCGCGCGCTGGTCTGGGGCGATTTTGACAGTGACAGCGGAACGGTCACCGGATATCTGGCCCGCAGCACCCGCGATCGCCGCATGATGGCCATTTATGACGAGGAAGAAGAAGGCAAATGGTCGGTCACGCATTACAAAGTCATTGAACGATTTGGTTTTGCAACACTGATAGAATGTCGCCTCGAAACCGGCCGCACACACCAGATTCGCGCACATATGAAACATATAGGTCATCCATTGTTCGCCGACGAAATGTATGGCGGAAAGACCATTGTAAAAGGAAATCCAACCACAAAATTCAAACAGTTTATTGACAATTGTTTTGAGATAATGCCAAGACAGGCGCTGCACGCCGCCGTTTTAGGGTTTATTCACCCTGCAACAAAAAAACACATGTTGCTCGAAAGCCCGCTCCCACCCGACTTCGCAGCCCTGCTTGAGAAGATCCGAAATAAAGCATAAAGCATGACGCTTGCGTCATGCTTTATGCTTTATTTTATACATTTGTAACATGTTATTTCTTCGGCTCATAAAAGAGAGTTTTTTGTTTGCCATTTCGGCAATTCTGGTGAACCGGCTTCGCACCGTACTTACCGTGTTGGGAATAACCATCGGTATTTTCTCGGTCATTATCGTTTTCACAGTAGTCGATTCAATGAAAAACCAGATTTCATCGAGTATTGAATCGATGGGGACCAATGTGGTTTTTGTTCAGAAATGGCCCTGGGAATTTCGAAGCGATTTTGAGTGGTGGGAATATATCAAAAGGCCTCAACCCGTAATGGAAGACCTGAAAGCCCTTGAGAAAAACGGCTCGACCATCGAGAGTGCTGCCTTCATGACTTCAACCGTCAGTAATGTTGAATATGGCGACAGCAAAGTCGAACAAGTTGGCATCGGAGGTATATCAGAAGGATACAACAAGGTTTTTGTGTTTAATGTTGCGAAAGGCCGCTATTTCAGCCCAAGTGAATTCAACAACGGAGTAGCTGTCTGCCTGCTGGGCGCAACGGTGGCCGAAAAGCTTTTTGGAATAAATGATCCGCTGGGACATTACGTAAAACTCCTCAATAAAAAAGTAAAAATTATTGGGGTTCTTGAAAAAGAAGGCACCAATAATTTCGGCAATAGCAACGATGAGCTTGTTATGATTCCGTTCAATTTCATTCGTCAGGTCATCGATGTTGATAATGAAAATACTTCGAACTCATTTATTGCCTTAAGAGGAAAAAAAGGAATTCCGAACGAAGAAATGGTGTACGAAGTTACCGGTATCATGCGGGCCCGACACTGTTTGAAGCCCGGAGCCAGCAATGATTTTTCGGTAAATGAGCCAAGTATGCTCACGCAGGGTTTAGCCGGGATTTTTGATATCGTTACGATGGCCGGATGGCTCATTGGTGGTTTTTCGCTCCTGGTGGGCGGTTTCGGCATTGCCAACATCATGTTCGTGTCGGTTCGTGAACGTGTCGGAGTCATCGGAATTCAAAAATCGCTGGGTGCAAAAAACTATTTCATTCTTGTTCAGTTTCTGGTCGAAGCAATTTTTTTGAGTCTTTTCGGTGGTATATTTGGACTGCTGCTGGTGTGGCTGTTGACTCTGCTTGCGACCTCAGCCCTGGATTTTGAAATTACACTTACCGCAGGCAATATCATTCTTGGAGTTGTGGTTTCCGGCACCATTGGCCTTGTTGCGGGCATGATTCCAGCATACAGCGCTTCGAAGCTCGATCCGGTCGAAGCCATTCGGCAAAACTGATCTTATTGTTGACAAACCAGCTGACAAATTTAAAACCCGGCCAGGGCTGGTGCATTTAATTCACAATAAACTCCTGGAATCGTAGTTTATTCGCGCATTAAATCATTTTTGCAAGGTGCTCATGAGCTCAGCGCATTTCATGCACTTCGGTTCACAGAGTTCTTCAGAGGTTTCACAGAGTGGAATTTAATCCGCTGTGGCGGATCGGAGTAATAAAAAAGCAAAAGCCGATAGGAAAGAACACAACGAAGTTGTGTTAATCAATTTCAGCATATTGAATTCTGAAAGCTCGCTTTCAAATTAACTTTGCTGAAATTGATACCGGCTTTTGTCTGAATAAATCTACTTTGTGAGACTTTGTGTGTACTCAGTGCAACTCTGTGTCACCGGGATAATCATTGCATGAACTATGCGCAATTGAAGTTTGTATCGGATAAAAACCCCAAAAGTATTTGTAATCAATTTAAGCGTTGACCATGTAAACTTGACAGGAATATCTTGCGCATAGAAGAAATACTTATATATTTGCCCTGACTATCATTCATAAAACTCAATAGATATGGAAAAAAGCTTTCAGTTATGCCCGAATCCGCTGGTGAAATTTTTGAAAAAAAATCCGAAAGAATTTTCAGTGGACGATATCATCGCTTTTGTGACGGAATCAAAGATTCAGATGCTGAATTTTCATTATTCCGGAAACGATGGCAGAATAAAAACTCTGAATTTTGTTGTTTCAGGCGAAGAACAACTGCGCCAGTTGCTGCTTTCAGGCGAACGCGTCGATGGCAGCTCCCTGTTCCCTTTCATGGAAAGCGGATCGAGCGATTTATATGTTGTGCCTAAATTCCGCACTGCATTTATCAACCCTTTCAGCGAAATTCCGACCCTTGGAATATTCTGCCGCTATTTCGACAAAGATGGAAATCCAATGGAACTGAGCCCCGAAAACATTCTGATGCGGGCTCACGAAAATCTGGTGACGAAAACGGGTTACACGATGCACGCAATGGGCGAGCTCGAATATTATGTAATCAGTGAACGCGAAGATCTGTTCGAAGCCGTGGATCAGAAAGGTTATCACGAATCTGTGCCTTTCACCAAATGGGAAAATTTGCGCAAAGAAGCTATGCTGTATATCGCTCAAATGGGTGGTAAAATCAAATATGGCCATTCTGAAGTGGGCAATTTCAGTGATGATTTCTACAATTACGAACAGAATGAAATTGAATTTCTTCCGACCGATATCGAAGAAGCAGCTGAACAGCTGATCCTGGGGAAATGGATCCTTCGCTGCCTCGCCTATAAATACGGAGTTTCTCTCAGCTTTGCACCGAAAATCACGGTAGGCAAGGCTGGAAGCGGCTTGCATATTCACATGAAACTTCTGAAAGATGGTGTTAGTGCAACCAGCGATGAATCAGGCCTCACCGATGTGGCTCGCAGAGCGATAGCAGGAATCATGGACTTGTCAGCTTCACTTACCGCATTTGGAAATACGGTGCCGACCAGCTACCTGCGTCTGGTGCCTCATCAGGAAGCTCCAACCAATATTTGCTGGGGCGATCGCAACCGTTCGGTGCTTGTTCGCGTACCACTTGGATGGGCTGGTGCAGCTTCGAAAATGACAGCCATTGCAAACCCAGGGGCCAAAGAAGGCACATTCAATACGCGCGAAAAACAGACATTCGAATTTCGCTGTCCGGATGGATCAGCTGATATTTATTTGTTGCTTGCAGGCCTGGTGACCGCCGTCACTCATGGTCTCAGCGATAAAGATGCGTTGCAGAAAGCAAAGGATACTTATGTAAATGTCAATATTTTCCATGAGGAACATAAGGCCGTTGCTGAAAAACTGAAGCAACTTCCGATTTGTTGCGCCGATTCAGCAACAGCACTCGAAAAGCAGAAGGATTTTTATACCGAATCGGGCGTTTTCCCGCAAAGAGTGCTTGATTCGCTGATTAAAAAACTCAGAAGTTACGAGGACTCAGGTTTGAGTGAACGACTTTTCGCTTTACCCGATGAACAGAGGATTGCAGCAATTGACGATCTGGTTCAGAAATATCTGAACTGCTAGAAAACTCACTCATTTTTACGGCTTCGGGGATTCATTTTCTTCGGAGCCGTTTTTATTTGTAGCCGTATCATTGGAAATATCTTCGGGCATTTCTTTGAGTTTTTTCAACTCTTCGCTTAAGGCATCGAGATAGTCGAACTCCTCATTGATCGCGAAGTTGTAATTGTTTTGTTTTACAAAATTGTCGTCTGGTTCAACCATGCTGTT includes the following:
- a CDS encoding glutamine synthetase, encoding MEKSFQLCPNPLVKFLKKNPKEFSVDDIIAFVTESKIQMLNFHYSGNDGRIKTLNFVVSGEEQLRQLLLSGERVDGSSLFPFMESGSSDLYVVPKFRTAFINPFSEIPTLGIFCRYFDKDGNPMELSPENILMRAHENLVTKTGYTMHAMGELEYYVISEREDLFEAVDQKGYHESVPFTKWENLRKEAMLYIAQMGGKIKYGHSEVGNFSDDFYNYEQNEIEFLPTDIEEAAEQLILGKWILRCLAYKYGVSLSFAPKITVGKAGSGLHIHMKLLKDGVSATSDESGLTDVARRAIAGIMDLSASLTAFGNTVPTSYLRLVPHQEAPTNICWGDRNRSVLVRVPLGWAGAASKMTAIANPGAKEGTFNTREKQTFEFRCPDGSADIYLLLAGLVTAVTHGLSDKDALQKAKDTYVNVNIFHEEHKAVAEKLKQLPICCADSATALEKQKDFYTESGVFPQRVLDSLIKKLRSYEDSGLSERLFALPDEQRIAAIDDLVQKYLNC
- a CDS encoding RNA pseudouridine synthase, with protein sequence MEMIDLPDEERELYEHFRFIVDKGQAQLRIDKYLSDRIGSKVSRNRIQNAARADCILVNGKPVKPNYKIKPCEEIVIVLPQPLRETELLPEEIPVTIVYEDEQLAVIEKDPGMVVHPGFNNFDHTLVNALLFHFSKGKDKPHFPLLVHRIDKDTSGLMLVAKEEFAQTFLAKQFFDHTIDRLYRALVWGDFDSDSGTVTGYLARSTRDRRMMAIYDEEEEGKWSVTHYKVIERFGFATLIECRLETGRTHQIRAHMKHIGHPLFADEMYGGKTIVKGNPTTKFKQFIDNCFEIMPRQALHAAVLGFIHPATKKHMLLESPLPPDFAALLEKIRNKA